From a region of the Paenibacillus segetis genome:
- a CDS encoding cold-shock protein → MKGTVKWFNAEKGYGFIQVEGGEDVFVHFSAIQDEGFKTLDEGQAVEFDITDGNRGQQAANVIKL, encoded by the coding sequence TTGAAAGGTACAGTTAAATGGTTTAACGCAGAAAAAGGTTACGGTTTTATTCAAGTTGAAGGTGGCGAAGATGTATTCGTACATTTCTCCGCAATTCAAGACGAAGGTTTCAAAACTCTAGATGAAGGCCAAGCCGTTGAGTTCGATATTACTGACGGTAACCGTGGTCAGCAAGCCGCTAACGTAATCAAATTATAA
- a CDS encoding YebC/PmpR family DNA-binding transcriptional regulator, whose product MKFKLFKDRKGKADQAKNNQWVKMSRDIYMQARKGGPNPEANFGLKTAIANARAIKMPADNIERAIKKASGSTDSVEYEEIYYEGYGPGGVAIMVKCLTDNRNRTAADVRSIFNKRGGNMGESGCVAYMFDQKGMLVINREEFEDLDEDTIMMQALEAGAEDMNVHEDSYEILTHPHELEVVKSALEASGLQFSSAEVRWIPQNTVAADGENAEKLLKMMDAFEDNDDVQDVFANFEISEEEMERIG is encoded by the coding sequence ATGAAGTTCAAACTATTTAAGGATCGCAAAGGGAAAGCGGATCAAGCGAAGAACAACCAATGGGTTAAGATGAGCCGTGATATTTATATGCAAGCACGTAAAGGTGGACCCAACCCTGAAGCCAATTTTGGATTGAAGACGGCAATTGCTAATGCTAGAGCTATTAAAATGCCGGCTGATAACATCGAACGGGCAATCAAAAAGGCGTCCGGATCAACAGATAGCGTTGAATACGAAGAAATTTACTATGAAGGATACGGCCCAGGTGGAGTAGCGATCATGGTAAAATGCTTGACGGACAACCGGAACCGGACTGCAGCGGATGTTAGATCTATTTTTAATAAAAGAGGCGGTAACATGGGCGAATCCGGCTGCGTAGCCTATATGTTCGACCAGAAGGGTATGCTTGTCATTAACCGTGAAGAATTTGAGGATTTGGACGAGGATACGATCATGATGCAAGCACTTGAGGCGGGAGCCGAGGACATGAATGTTCATGAGGACAGTTATGAAATACTAACCCATCCACATGAACTAGAAGTAGTAAAAAGTGCATTAGAAGCATCCGGGCTGCAATTTAGTAGTGCAGAAGTACGCTGGATCCCACAAAATACTGTGGCTGCAGACGGCGAGAATGCTGAGAAGTTGCTTAAAATGATGGATGCATTTGAAGATAATGATGATGTACAGGACGTGTTCGCTAACTTCGAGATCAGTGAAGAAGAGATGGAGCGTATCGGATAA
- a CDS encoding helix-turn-helix transcriptional regulator, which translates to MKRMDRMMAILMALQQRSETAQSLADKFEVSKRTVLRDMQALSEMGVPLYAVSGPGGGYRLMDGFYLPPLHLDCNEALTVLVALDGMAKYSDGPFHSAHWTAIDKIRAVLPEQTLHQVGPLLEHVEMEVPKRHFTTPHLNAIMTYAANSQWLKVMYRSQNYHRSLEIFPQRVYAAHGFWYCEAYSLVHEEVRTLRIDRMETVEEIEYRAPDWEKKVTEENSAQVQSALQDVIYIFARLSYRGALLAEQDPHMGHLVKQVGDEEWEVEFQCPLSEWNWAVSFFFNMGFDAEVIEPLLLREEIRARARHVMDKYTKDVGGSR; encoded by the coding sequence ATGAAGAGAATGGACCGAATGATGGCGATTCTGATGGCTTTACAGCAGAGATCAGAAACAGCCCAATCTCTTGCCGACAAATTTGAGGTCTCAAAGCGGACGGTATTACGTGATATGCAGGCTTTATCGGAAATGGGAGTTCCTCTGTACGCTGTGTCAGGTCCAGGAGGAGGCTACCGGTTAATGGACGGCTTTTATCTTCCGCCTCTGCATTTGGACTGTAACGAAGCGTTAACCGTATTGGTGGCGCTTGATGGGATGGCTAAGTACAGTGACGGTCCTTTCCATTCAGCGCACTGGACAGCCATTGATAAAATTCGTGCAGTTCTACCTGAGCAGACACTTCATCAAGTTGGTCCATTGCTTGAGCACGTGGAGATGGAGGTTCCCAAACGTCACTTCACAACCCCCCATCTTAACGCAATCATGACCTATGCGGCTAACTCTCAATGGTTAAAAGTAATGTATCGTTCGCAAAATTATCATCGTAGTCTTGAAATCTTTCCGCAAAGAGTATATGCAGCGCATGGTTTCTGGTACTGTGAAGCTTATTCTCTTGTACACGAAGAAGTACGGACTTTACGTATTGATCGTATGGAAACAGTTGAGGAGATTGAATATAGGGCTCCCGATTGGGAGAAGAAGGTGACAGAAGAGAACTCGGCACAGGTTCAATCGGCTTTACAAGATGTTATATACATATTTGCAAGATTGAGTTATCGCGGTGCGCTACTAGCAGAACAGGATCCACATATGGGGCATTTGGTTAAGCAGGTAGGTGACGAGGAATGGGAAGTAGAATTTCAGTGCCCTCTTTCGGAATGGAATTGGGCGGTATCTTTCTTTTTTAACATGGGATTTGATGCGGAAGTTATAGAACCACTGCTACTTAGAGAAGAGATTAGAGCACGAGCTAGGCATGTAATGGACAAGTATACCAAAGATGTAGGAGGATCACGATGA
- a CDS encoding DNA glycosylase AlkZ-like family protein: protein MNPWQYKGIIAERMKRQGLAEPLGDSKDEEAYIDLFRYLQPVAPPHFTRPGDPPKLVHRTQYDATEMASSLRERHSLVKGRYLGGRVGYVFEDDLKLYGTAFRKVITRFNRVHEDVLSAIREAGGLTKEQLKEELDYPAAHIGKALQDLQCAFILQEDQIDTDWETGWLDFAEEWFEIPKDPASQVEAQMKVILRFIGSMVFATEGQIKSWCNLPSKTIKELVRRLVEAERLVCIEIEGLGQGLMLEKDVAVGDFHYRECSRSIHMLDPSDFLVRAYLEELKSRYKGLEVLQYLLVDGEFQGAVLGHWRIGPYDVDDVILDLDATEAVSRQDEVITAIRKIYDPESCAILRYNGVEINQ from the coding sequence ATGAATCCATGGCAATATAAAGGAATAATTGCTGAAAGAATGAAGAGACAGGGGTTAGCAGAGCCTTTGGGTGATTCTAAGGATGAGGAGGCATACATTGATTTATTTCGTTATCTTCAGCCGGTTGCACCTCCGCATTTTACGCGTCCAGGTGATCCTCCAAAGCTTGTCCATCGGACACAATATGATGCTACGGAAATGGCATCTTCACTAAGAGAGCGACACTCTCTTGTCAAGGGGCGTTATTTGGGCGGGCGTGTCGGATATGTATTTGAAGATGATCTGAAGTTATACGGCACAGCATTTCGCAAAGTAATAACTCGTTTCAATCGTGTGCACGAGGATGTACTTAGTGCGATTCGGGAAGCAGGTGGATTGACTAAGGAACAATTGAAGGAGGAACTAGATTATCCTGCAGCACATATTGGTAAAGCACTTCAGGATCTACAATGCGCATTCATATTGCAAGAGGATCAGATTGATACGGACTGGGAAACAGGGTGGCTTGATTTCGCTGAAGAGTGGTTTGAAATCCCTAAGGATCCCGCGAGTCAGGTAGAAGCTCAGATGAAGGTCATACTACGGTTTATTGGATCAATGGTATTTGCAACCGAGGGACAAATTAAAAGCTGGTGCAATTTGCCTTCCAAGACGATTAAGGAGCTTGTTCGTCGTTTGGTAGAAGCCGAGAGGTTAGTGTGCATTGAGATTGAAGGACTAGGCCAAGGGTTGATGCTAGAGAAAGATGTCGCAGTTGGAGATTTTCATTATAGGGAGTGCTCTCGGAGTATTCATATGTTAGACCCAAGCGATTTTTTAGTAAGAGCATATTTGGAAGAGTTGAAATCACGATATAAAGGGTTAGAAGTTCTACAGTATTTACTGGTGGATGGCGAGTTTCAAGGTGCTGTTCTGGGGCATTGGCGGATTGGTCCATATGATGTTGATGATGTCATTTTAGACTTGGATGCTACTGAGGCGGTCTCTAGACAAGATGAAGTGATAACGGCAATTCGTAAAATCTATGATCCAGAATCCTGCGCAATATTGCGATATAACGGTGTAGAGATTAATCAATAA
- a CDS encoding YheC/YheD family protein, which yields MKSNRVAVLSKWTKTKVLLQNKSIKPFIPDTRKFNMNNLRTMIHQYKMVYVKPECGTHGKGVIRAEMIDEYSYKYQINENILKFKTFSEFHKSLVKQIKKRRYLIQKGIHLLKQNHRRFDIRVMVQVNPKGRWETTGIIGRLGHARKIVTNYHSEGKPMSIESLLHNHLSRSQQTQLHKKLSSLGIQIASHLSKTYPKFRQIGVDIGLDKTITPQIIEVNTQPDPYIFNQLKDKSMYRRVMSCRRATVKK from the coding sequence TTGAAATCAAACCGAGTGGCAGTCCTAAGTAAATGGACCAAAACCAAAGTGTTACTTCAGAATAAATCAATAAAGCCCTTCATACCTGATACTCGTAAATTTAACATGAACAACTTAAGAACCATGATTCATCAGTATAAGATGGTCTACGTAAAACCAGAGTGTGGAACACACGGAAAAGGAGTTATCCGTGCAGAAATGATTGACGAGTATTCCTATAAATACCAGATCAACGAGAACATTCTCAAGTTCAAAACCTTTTCAGAATTCCATAAAAGCCTTGTAAAGCAGATAAAAAAACGAAGATATTTGATTCAAAAAGGAATCCATCTACTCAAACAAAATCATCGCAGGTTCGATATCAGAGTCATGGTACAGGTAAATCCTAAGGGAAGATGGGAGACTACGGGAATTATTGGACGTTTAGGGCACGCTCGCAAAATTGTGACGAATTATCATAGTGAAGGGAAACCTATGAGTATTGAAAGTTTACTCCATAATCATCTGTCCAGAAGTCAACAAACCCAGCTTCATAAAAAATTAAGTTCGCTTGGGATACAAATTGCTTCGCATCTCAGCAAAACTTATCCAAAATTCAGGCAAATTGGCGTAGATATTGGATTGGACAAAACAATTACTCCTCAAATTATAGAAGTGAATACCCAGCCAGATCCTTATATTTTTAATCAATTAAAAGATAAATCGATGTACCGAAGAGTCATGAGCTGTCGGCGTGCCACTGTGAAAAAGTAG